ACGATGCTGTAATTGCAGCGGTTGCGGGAAAAAAATGAGCGCAGGGCAGCAGGCCCCTCCCGGCCTCGGGATACGTGTCGTGGCCGTGATTGGAGCAGGGGTGGCGGGCCGGAGCTTCGCAATGGCCTGCGCCGCCGCAGGGTTTTACGTTGTGCTCGAAGACGTGATGCCGGCCAACCTGCGCAAGGCTGAGGTCGAATACTCGGATATGAGTCTGCGCGGAGGCTTCGGCGAGCTCCAGTTGGCTTCGACCGTCGAAGACGCAGTTCGGGAGGCGGACATCGCCATCGACTTTGTACCGGATGAGCTGGAGTCGAAGCTGGAGATCTTCAGTATGATCGACCGCATGGCCCCCCCGAAGACGATCATTTGTACTCCCAGCGAGGCGCAGAGCATTACCGACCTGGCCTCATGCGTCTACAGGCCGGAGAAGTGTATCGCTTTGAGAGGAAAGCCGGTTGCGGGGGGTGAGGTGCGGCTTCTGTACCCACCGATAGCCAGCCAGGAGACCATAGCGGCGGTGGAGAGCTTCTTTACCTGTCTCGGCGCCACTCCTCGTGCCGAGATCGACCCGGATGCGCCGATGCTGGTAAAGAATCAGGCGCGAACACACTAACTCTTTCGTGCCATCCCTCGTTGGTCACAATTGGGAACTCTTTCCTGTTCAAATACGTAATCCATACGTAACCTGCAAGAGATAATGCAGTCGAACGATCGTTATGCGCGCCTTGCTCGACATCTTCGCACAGGTCTTCCGTTCGATCGGGGCCAATAAGTTACGCTCCTTTCTGACGATGTTCGGCATCGCCTGGGGTGTGGCATCGCTGTTGCTGCTGATCGGATTGGGCGAGGGCTTCCGGTCGGGGCAACGCAGAGGACTGGCTCAGCTTGGCACCGACGTCATTATGATCTGGGGCGGAACGGTTCCTGCCCTGCCCAATCAGCACACCGGAATGCGTCCCTACAAGCTGACAGTGGGGGATGCCGATGCGATTCGTGCAGAGGCAACTCATGTCCGGAATGTGACGGCTTTTATCAATCGCGGCGACCTGAAACAGGTGAGCGAGTTTTCAAGCTCGGGCGGATCGGTGATGGGGGTCGAACTCAATTACCCCGACATACGCAATCTGCCGATCGCACAGGGCCGCTTCTTCGATTCAGATGACCTTGCGCAGCGCCGGAAGGTAGTGGTGCTTGGGCAGAAGAACAATAAGCTGCTGTTCCCGGGGCGCCCTTCGGTGGGGTCGTTCATCACCATCAATGGATCAAGGTTTCAGGTAATCGGTGTGGCCGAAAAGATCGGTCGGGGAAACAACGACAGCGACAACCAGAGACTTTATATTCCGTTGACGACGATGCTTCAGATGTTCCCGATGACGGGCGAGAACATCCCGCAGGACTCGATCAGCTCGATTCAGTATCAGCCTCTTACGCCTGACCTGAATGAGACGGCGAAAGAGGATGT
This region of Acidobacteriota bacterium genomic DNA includes:
- a CDS encoding ABC transporter permease; translated protein: MRALLDIFAQVFRSIGANKLRSFLTMFGIAWGVASLLLLIGLGEGFRSGQRRGLAQLGTDVIMIWGGTVPALPNQHTGMRPYKLTVGDADAIRAEATHVRNVTAFINRGDLKQVSEFSSSGGSVMGVELNYPDIRNLPIAQGRFFDSDDLAQRRKVVVLGQKNNKLLFPGRPSVGSFITINGSRFQVIGVAEKIGRGNNDSDNQRLYIPLTTMLQMFPMTGENIPQDSISSIQYQPLTPDLNETAKEDVHRVIARRHGFDPSVKDAFEEWDTIKSQRTVGLIFTAMDVFLGGVGVVTLALGAVGIINIMLVTVTERTKEIGLRKALGATKRSILMQFFLEGLLLTGLSGLIGILASAGLMIGLRAMMGDNQMGFDPPRLVPWSAAMAMGTLTICGIVAGLYPASKAAALEPVEALRKE
- a CDS encoding 3-hydroxyacyl-CoA dehydrogenase, which gives rise to MSAGQQAPPGLGIRVVAVIGAGVAGRSFAMACAAAGFYVVLEDVMPANLRKAEVEYSDMSLRGGFGELQLASTVEDAVREADIAIDFVPDELESKLEIFSMIDRMAPPKTIICTPSEAQSITDLASCVYRPEKCIALRGKPVAGGEVRLLYPPIASQETIAAVESFFTCLGATPRAEIDPDAPMLVKNQARTH